A region of Paraburkholderia sp. BL23I1N1 DNA encodes the following proteins:
- a CDS encoding DUF1415 domain-containing protein — MSSPAESHDAVIAATRHWLTEAVIGLNLCPFAKAVHVKDQIRYAVSDAVDMEGVLTDLETEIQALVAANPETVDTTLLVLPRALGDFLDYNDCLFFAERMIKQLRLEGIIQIASFHPQYQFEGSEPDDIENYTNRAPYPILHLLREESIERAVQAFPDAEAIYERNQETLRRIGLKGWNDLMKR, encoded by the coding sequence ATGTCGTCGCCCGCCGAATCTCATGATGCCGTTATCGCCGCCACTCGTCATTGGCTAACAGAGGCCGTGATTGGGCTCAATTTGTGCCCTTTTGCCAAGGCCGTGCATGTGAAGGACCAGATTCGCTATGCCGTGAGCGACGCAGTGGATATGGAAGGGGTTTTAACCGATCTCGAAACCGAAATTCAGGCGCTCGTCGCGGCAAATCCCGAAACAGTGGATACCACGCTTCTGGTTTTACCGCGGGCGCTCGGCGATTTTCTCGACTATAACGATTGCCTGTTTTTTGCCGAAAGGATGATCAAACAACTTCGGCTGGAAGGCATTATCCAGATTGCGAGCTTTCACCCTCAATATCAGTTTGAAGGCAGTGAGCCCGACGATATCGAGAATTATACGAATCGGGCGCCCTATCCTATTTTGCATTTGCTTCGCGAGGAAAGTATTGAACGGGCGGTTCAGGCTTTTCCGGATGCGGAAGCTATTTATGAGCGGAATCAGGAGACCCTTCGGCGAATCGGTCTTAAAGGCTGGAATGATCTGATGAAAAGGTAG
- a CDS encoding TetR/AcrR family transcriptional regulator, translating into MSDSETLKPAGARRTRGAQTAGPEAQQNLLRAADELFYREGVRAVGVDTVVERAGVNKMSLYRQFSSKDELVLAYLERKDEQFFDYVEKSFAKHPGEPARQLQQYFDDLAVRASIDDYRGCPFVNVSVEFPDAAHPARQFVFGNKERLMARLLELATAAGANDPAELANGLGLMIEGVYAASQTYGPGCGPILVAPKVAAQLIASACGESTAR; encoded by the coding sequence ATGTCCGACAGTGAAACCCTCAAGCCAGCCGGTGCACGGCGAACGCGCGGCGCGCAGACGGCCGGCCCGGAGGCGCAGCAGAATCTGTTGCGCGCCGCGGACGAACTGTTCTATCGCGAGGGTGTGCGGGCGGTCGGCGTCGACACGGTGGTTGAGCGCGCGGGCGTGAACAAGATGAGTTTGTATCGCCAGTTTTCGTCGAAAGACGAATTGGTGCTGGCGTATCTGGAGCGCAAGGACGAGCAGTTTTTCGACTACGTCGAGAAGAGCTTTGCGAAGCATCCCGGCGAGCCGGCCAGGCAGCTTCAGCAATATTTTGACGACCTGGCGGTGCGCGCATCGATCGACGACTATCGCGGCTGTCCTTTCGTGAATGTCTCGGTGGAGTTTCCCGACGCGGCGCATCCGGCTCGGCAATTCGTGTTTGGCAACAAGGAACGGCTGATGGCGCGGCTTCTGGAACTGGCCACCGCGGCCGGCGCCAATGATCCCGCGGAACTGGCCAACGGGCTGGGATTGATGATCGAAGGCGTGTACGCAGCCAGCCAAACCTACGGCCCGGGCTGCGGGCCGATTCTTGTCGCGCCAAAGGTGGCGGCGCAGTTGATCGCCTCGGCATGCGGCGAGTCAACGGCGCGTTAA
- a CDS encoding MFS transporter produces the protein MNWAARLIGGRFHYGWLTVAVVFLVLLAAAGTRATPSVMMVPLEHQFGWSRATISLAISVNIALYGLMGPFAAAAMQRFGVRPTLLIALGTMAAGVALSSLMTHPWQMILIWGVMVGGSTGVAALSLSATVVTRWFTTHRGLVMGILTASSATGQLVFLPMLAAIAEHYGWRQVVWVVAGAAAIVLPLVAFLLPERPADMQLRPFGEPANTPISTTVTKQNPLAIAFGTLAMASKRRDFWLLFFSFFICGASTNGYVGTHLIAMCGDYGMTEVQGASLLAAMGIFDLFGTTLSGWLSDRFNSRVLLFWYYGLRGLSLMYLPHAFGIDFFGLPLFAVFYGLDWIATVPPTVRLATDAFGKESAPVVFGWVVAGHQLGAAFAALGAGMLRASLGTYTVASMISGGLCLVAAVIVLRINRPAKVPEPQAA, from the coding sequence ATGAACTGGGCAGCGAGACTGATTGGCGGACGTTTCCACTACGGCTGGTTGACCGTTGCGGTGGTGTTTCTGGTGCTGCTGGCGGCGGCCGGCACGCGTGCCACGCCGAGTGTGATGATGGTGCCGCTGGAGCACCAATTCGGCTGGAGCCGCGCGACGATTTCGCTCGCGATCTCTGTGAACATTGCGCTCTACGGTCTGATGGGGCCATTCGCGGCCGCGGCGATGCAGCGTTTTGGCGTGCGTCCTACTCTGTTGATCGCGCTCGGCACGATGGCGGCGGGCGTGGCGTTGTCGTCGCTGATGACGCATCCGTGGCAGATGATTCTGATCTGGGGCGTGATGGTCGGCGGTTCGACCGGGGTGGCGGCGCTGTCGTTGTCGGCAACCGTGGTGACACGCTGGTTCACCACGCATCGCGGCCTCGTGATGGGGATTCTCACGGCCAGTTCGGCAACCGGCCAACTGGTGTTCCTGCCGATGCTCGCCGCCATCGCCGAGCATTACGGCTGGCGCCAGGTGGTGTGGGTCGTCGCGGGCGCCGCGGCGATCGTATTGCCACTGGTCGCGTTTCTGTTGCCGGAGCGGCCCGCGGATATGCAACTGCGCCCATTCGGCGAACCGGCCAACACGCCGATCTCCACCACCGTCACCAAACAGAACCCGCTGGCTATCGCCTTCGGCACGCTCGCCATGGCGAGCAAGAGGCGTGATTTCTGGCTCCTGTTCTTCAGTTTCTTTATCTGCGGCGCGAGCACCAATGGTTATGTCGGCACGCACCTGATCGCCATGTGCGGCGACTACGGCATGACCGAAGTGCAGGGCGCTTCCTTGCTCGCCGCGATGGGCATCTTCGATCTGTTCGGCACGACGTTGTCGGGCTGGCTGTCGGACCGCTTCAACAGCCGCGTGCTGCTGTTCTGGTACTACGGCTTGCGCGGTCTGTCGTTGATGTATCTGCCGCACGCGTTCGGCATCGATTTCTTCGGCCTGCCGCTCTTCGCGGTGTTCTACGGACTCGACTGGATCGCCACCGTGCCGCCTACCGTGCGTCTCGCGACCGATGCCTTCGGCAAAGAATCGGCACCGGTCGTGTTCGGCTGGGTGGTCGCCGGCCACCAGCTCGGCGCGGCCTTCGCGGCGCTTGGCGCGGGCATGCTGCGCGCGAGCCTCGGCACGTACACGGTGGCGTCGATGATTTCTGGCGGACTGTGCCTGGTGGCCGCCGTGATCGTGCTGCGGATCAACCGGCCGGCCAAGGTGCCGGAACCGCAAGCGGCGTGA
- a CDS encoding nitroreductase family protein — MANKPAPTAVAIHELIAGRWSPRAYSSEPVSREDLRSVLEAARWAPSSYNAQPWRFLVFDRSVDEVSFKQAFATLVPFNQGWNAPAPVLIAVTTHTLTNKGEVNRCAPYDAGAAAMALVLQAHALGLAAHQMSGFDPNAFRTAFKLPNDVDVIAIISLGHYGEVDKLDPVLREREKSVRQRLPLADIAYGGGWKKAF; from the coding sequence ATGGCCAACAAACCCGCCCCTACCGCAGTTGCCATTCACGAGCTGATTGCAGGTCGTTGGAGCCCGCGCGCCTATTCGAGCGAGCCGGTGAGCCGCGAAGATCTGCGTTCGGTGCTCGAAGCGGCACGCTGGGCACCGTCTTCGTATAACGCGCAGCCGTGGCGTTTCCTCGTATTCGACCGCAGCGTCGATGAAGTCTCGTTCAAGCAGGCTTTCGCCACGCTGGTGCCGTTCAATCAGGGCTGGAATGCGCCAGCGCCGGTGCTGATCGCGGTGACCACGCATACGCTCACCAACAAGGGCGAAGTGAACCGTTGCGCGCCGTACGACGCGGGTGCCGCGGCGATGGCGCTGGTGCTGCAGGCGCATGCGCTCGGTCTCGCCGCGCATCAGATGAGCGGTTTCGATCCGAACGCGTTCCGCACGGCGTTCAAGCTGCCGAACGACGTCGACGTGATCGCCATCATTTCGCTCGGCCATTACGGCGAGGTCGATAAGCTCGATCCGGTGCTGCGCGAGCGCGAAAAGTCGGTGCGTCAGCGTCTGCCGCTTGCCGACATTGCCTATGGCGGCGGCTGGAAGAAGGCGTTCTGA
- a CDS encoding MFS transporter, which yields MSAPPTAVVHEKNAAVIETDVPSRLDRLPWGRFHSLIVVALGVTWLLDGLEVTLAGAVASALKSSPSLRFTNADVGLAGSAYIAGAVLGALGFGWLTDRLGRRRLFFTTLAVYLAATAATAFSWNLASFLLFRFLTGAGIGGEYTAINSTIQEFTPARVRGWTDLGINGTFWVGAGLGAAGSLVLLDPNLLPGDWGWRACFFIGAVLALGILPMRIWVPESPRWLLTHGGEREARSIVDGIETRFRHAGHALADDGLTRLKLRARGHTPLREVFHTLFNVHRQRALVGLSLMTAQAFFYNAIFFTYALVLTDFYRVPGHHIGWYLLPFALGNFLGPLVLGRLFDVIGRRKMIASTYALSGILLTLSGYLFEQQMLTVVTQTIAWMVVFFFASAAASSAYLTVSESFPLEIRALAIAVFYAFGTALGGVIGPAFFGRLIDTHQRSEVFLGYLVGSGLMLAAAVIAAIWGVDAERKSLEHVATPLSSVADDVE from the coding sequence ATGAGCGCGCCGCCTACCGCCGTTGTCCACGAGAAAAACGCCGCCGTCATTGAAACCGACGTGCCCTCACGGCTCGACCGTTTGCCGTGGGGGCGCTTTCATTCGCTGATCGTCGTCGCGCTGGGCGTGACGTGGCTGCTGGACGGTCTCGAAGTGACCCTGGCGGGCGCCGTGGCAAGTGCGTTGAAATCTAGCCCATCGTTGCGCTTTACCAACGCCGACGTGGGCCTCGCCGGCAGCGCTTACATTGCGGGCGCGGTGCTCGGCGCGCTCGGCTTCGGCTGGCTGACCGACAGGCTCGGCCGTCGCAGGCTGTTTTTCACCACGCTCGCGGTATATCTGGCCGCCACCGCGGCAACCGCCTTCTCGTGGAATCTCGCCAGTTTCCTGCTGTTTCGCTTTCTCACCGGCGCAGGCATCGGCGGCGAATATACCGCGATCAATTCGACGATTCAGGAGTTCACGCCCGCCAGGGTGCGCGGCTGGACCGATCTCGGCATCAACGGCACTTTCTGGGTCGGCGCGGGACTCGGCGCGGCGGGTTCGCTGGTCCTGCTCGATCCGAATCTGCTGCCGGGCGACTGGGGCTGGCGCGCCTGTTTCTTCATCGGCGCGGTGCTGGCGCTGGGGATTTTGCCCATGCGTATCTGGGTGCCCGAAAGTCCGCGCTGGCTGCTGACGCACGGCGGCGAGCGCGAGGCGCGCTCGATCGTCGACGGTATCGAAACGCGCTTTCGCCATGCAGGCCATGCCCTCGCCGACGACGGCCTCACGCGCTTAAAACTGCGGGCGCGCGGACACACGCCGCTGCGCGAGGTGTTTCACACGCTTTTCAATGTGCATCGGCAGCGCGCGCTGGTCGGCCTGTCGTTGATGACCGCGCAGGCGTTTTTCTACAACGCGATCTTTTTCACCTACGCGCTGGTGCTGACCGATTTCTATCGCGTGCCGGGCCACCATATCGGCTGGTATCTGTTGCCATTCGCGCTCGGCAATTTCCTTGGACCGCTCGTGCTCGGCCGGCTCTTCGACGTCATCGGACGGCGCAAGATGATCGCGTCGACTTACGCGCTGTCCGGCATTCTGCTGACGTTAAGCGGCTACCTGTTCGAGCAGCAGATGCTCACCGTCGTGACGCAGACGATCGCGTGGATGGTGGTCTTCTTTTTCGCCTCGGCGGCGGCGAGTTCGGCGTATCTGACCGTCAGCGAATCGTTTCCGCTGGAAATCCGCGCGCTGGCAATCGCGGTGTTCTACGCGTTCGGCACAGCGCTGGGCGGCGTCATCGGTCCGGCGTTCTTCGGCCGGCTGATCGATACGCATCAGCGCAGCGAGGTGTTTTTGGGCTATCTGGTCGGATCGGGGCTGATGCTCGCCGCTGCGGTGATCGCCGCGATCTGGGGCGTCGATGCGGAGCGCAAGTCGCTCGAGCATGTTGCCACGCCGCTTTCGAGCGTTGCGGATGACGTGGAATAA
- a CDS encoding Hsp70 family protein — protein MNYCAIDFGTSNSAVAVPDGAALKLAPVEGAYTTLPTAVFFNTDENTREFGRSALAAYIDGFDGRLMRSMKSILGSPLAENSTDLGDGSAIKYTDIIAIFVDHLKRSAEKSTGAPISRAVLGRPVFFVDDDPRADQMAQQQLEAAARSVGLREIHFQYEPIAAAFDYESHLTEEGLVLVADIGGGTSDFSLVRVGPERMKRVERKDDVLAHHGVHVAGTDFDRRVELVTILRELGYQALDPEGREIPNRIYFDLATWHLINTVYAPKRVSELALMRHLFTQIKHHDRLMRVVERRLGHALAAHAEEAKIGVAAGGETVIDLDEVEDDLRLAFDEAQLIKAGQDETQRIVQAARDTVQAAGVAPRDVNAIYFTGGSTGLAFLSGALAAAFPDAKAVFGDRLASVATGLGIHARRLFG, from the coding sequence ATGAACTATTGCGCGATTGACTTCGGTACTTCCAATTCGGCCGTAGCCGTCCCAGACGGCGCCGCGCTTAAGCTTGCGCCGGTCGAGGGCGCCTATACGACGCTGCCGACCGCCGTCTTTTTCAACACCGACGAGAACACCCGCGAGTTCGGGCGCTCGGCGCTGGCGGCGTACATCGACGGTTTCGACGGCCGTCTGATGCGCTCGATGAAAAGTATTCTCGGCTCGCCGCTCGCCGAGAATTCGACCGATCTCGGCGACGGCTCGGCGATCAAGTACACGGACATCATCGCGATTTTCGTCGACCACCTGAAACGCTCGGCCGAGAAGAGCACCGGCGCCCCGATCAGCCGCGCCGTGCTGGGCCGCCCGGTGTTCTTCGTCGACGACGATCCGCGCGCCGACCAGATGGCGCAGCAGCAGCTCGAAGCGGCGGCGCGGTCAGTCGGTTTGCGGGAGATTCACTTTCAGTATGAGCCGATCGCGGCCGCGTTCGACTACGAATCGCATCTGACGGAAGAGGGGCTCGTGCTGGTGGCCGATATCGGCGGGGGTACGTCGGACTTTTCGCTGGTGCGGGTAGGGCCGGAGCGGATGAAGCGCGTCGAGCGCAAAGACGACGTCCTGGCCCACCACGGCGTGCACGTCGCAGGGACCGATTTCGACCGTCGTGTCGAGCTGGTGACAATCCTGCGCGAACTAGGCTATCAGGCACTCGACCCTGAAGGCCGTGAGATTCCGAACCGTATTTATTTCGATCTCGCGACCTGGCATCTGATCAACACCGTCTACGCACCGAAGCGCGTCAGCGAGCTCGCGCTCATGCGGCATCTATTTACCCAGATCAAACATCACGACCGCCTGATGCGCGTCGTGGAGCGCCGCCTGGGCCATGCATTGGCCGCTCATGCCGAAGAGGCGAAGATCGGCGTGGCGGCGGGCGGCGAGACCGTGATCGACCTCGACGAGGTGGAAGACGACCTGCGCCTCGCATTCGACGAAGCGCAACTCATCAAGGCCGGTCAGGACGAGACGCAGCGCATCGTGCAGGCGGCGCGCGACACGGTGCAGGCAGCCGGCGTGGCGCCGCGCGACGTCAACGCGATTTACTTCACCGGCGGCTCGACCGGATTAGCATTTTTATCGGGTGCATTGGCGGCGGCATTTCCGGATGCCAAAGCAGTATTCGGCGACCGTCTTGCCAGCGTTGCAACAGGTCTCGGTATTCACGCGCGGCGTCTGTTCGGATAA
- a CDS encoding cold-shock protein, which yields METGTVKWFNDAKGFGFITPDGGGEDLFAHFSEIRTEGFKTLQENQKVTFEVKTGPKGKQAANIKPV from the coding sequence ATGGAAACCGGTACCGTCAAGTGGTTCAATGACGCAAAGGGCTTTGGCTTCATCACGCCGGACGGCGGTGGCGAAGATCTGTTCGCGCATTTCTCGGAAATCCGCACGGAAGGCTTCAAGACGCTGCAAGAAAACCAAAAGGTTACGTTTGAAGTGAAGACGGGCCCGAAGGGCAAGCAAGCTGCTAACATCAAGCCGGTGTAA
- a CDS encoding APC family permease: MKSSIQRNIGPVALLLTGLGSIIGSGWLFGAWKAAKIAGPAAICAWIIGAVVILAIALTYAELGAMFPESGGMVRYARYSHGALVGFISAWANWIAIVSVIPIEAEASIQYMSTWPYPWAHALFVDGSLTTNGLLLSAALVIIYFLLNYWGVKLFARANSAITVFKFLIPGATIAGLMLTGFHKENFGEVSTFAPYGWSSVLTAVSTSGIVFAFNGFQSPINLAGEARNPAKSVPFAVIGSILLALVIYVLLQIAYIGAVNPSDVMKGWSHFNFASPFAELAIALNLNWLAILLYVDAFVSPSGTGTTYMATTTRMIYAMERNNTMPKMFGNVHPFYGVPRQAMWFNLLVSFIFLFFFRGWSSLAAVISVATVISYLTGPISLMALRRAATDLERPLNIPGMKIIAPFAFVCASLILYWAKWPLTGEIILLMVVALPVYFYFQAKSGFGGWGRDLKAAWWLVAYLPIMAILSLIGSKEFGGHGILPYGWDMLVVAVFSLVFYYWGVNSGYRSEYLEERQTHDEVLEGMGAH; the protein is encoded by the coding sequence GTGAAAAGTTCTATACAACGGAACATCGGACCGGTCGCGCTGTTGCTGACCGGCTTGGGTTCGATCATCGGGTCGGGCTGGCTGTTCGGCGCGTGGAAGGCTGCAAAAATTGCCGGGCCGGCTGCAATTTGTGCATGGATCATCGGCGCGGTCGTGATTCTCGCGATTGCATTGACCTATGCGGAACTCGGCGCGATGTTCCCCGAGTCCGGCGGCATGGTGCGCTACGCGCGCTATTCGCACGGCGCGCTGGTGGGCTTCATTAGCGCCTGGGCAAACTGGATCGCCATTGTCTCGGTGATTCCGATCGAGGCTGAAGCATCCATTCAATATATGAGTACATGGCCGTATCCATGGGCGCATGCGCTATTCGTGGACGGGTCATTAACGACTAATGGGCTATTGCTGTCCGCGGCCCTCGTGATTATTTACTTCCTGCTGAATTACTGGGGCGTAAAGCTGTTCGCACGCGCCAATTCGGCGATCACGGTCTTCAAGTTCCTGATTCCGGGTGCGACGATCGCTGGTCTGATGCTGACGGGCTTCCACAAGGAAAACTTCGGCGAAGTAAGCACCTTTGCGCCGTACGGCTGGTCGTCTGTGCTGACCGCAGTGTCGACGAGCGGTATCGTTTTCGCCTTCAACGGTTTCCAGAGCCCGATCAACCTCGCGGGTGAAGCGCGCAATCCGGCCAAGAGCGTGCCGTTCGCGGTGATCGGCTCGATCCTGCTGGCGCTGGTGATCTACGTCCTGCTGCAGATCGCGTACATCGGCGCGGTGAATCCGAGCGACGTGATGAAGGGCTGGAGCCACTTCAACTTTGCTTCGCCGTTCGCCGAACTGGCGATCGCGCTGAACCTGAACTGGCTGGCGATCCTGCTGTATGTCGACGCGTTCGTCAGCCCGAGCGGCACCGGCACGACCTACATGGCGACGACCACCCGCATGATCTACGCCATGGAGCGCAACAACACGATGCCGAAGATGTTCGGCAACGTACATCCGTTTTACGGCGTGCCGCGCCAGGCGATGTGGTTCAACCTGCTGGTGTCGTTCATTTTCCTGTTCTTCTTCCGCGGCTGGAGCTCGTTGGCGGCGGTGATCTCGGTCGCGACCGTGATCTCGTACCTGACCGGCCCGATCAGCCTGATGGCGCTGCGCCGCGCAGCGACGGACCTGGAGCGCCCGCTGAACATTCCGGGCATGAAGATCATTGCGCCGTTCGCTTTCGTGTGCGCGTCGCTGATTCTGTACTGGGCGAAGTGGCCGCTGACCGGCGAAATCATTCTGTTGATGGTCGTCGCGCTGCCGGTGTACTTCTACTTCCAGGCGAAGTCGGGTTTCGGCGGCTGGGGGCGTGACCTGAAGGCTGCATGGTGGCTCGTGGCCTACCTGCCGATTATGGCGATTCTGTCGCTGATCGGCAGCAAGGAATTCGGCGGTCACGGCATCCTGCCGTACGGCTGGGACATGCTGGTGGTGGCCGTCTTCTCGCTGGTGTTCTACTACTGGGGCGTGAACAGCGGTTATCGCTCGGAATACCTGGAAGAACGTCAGACGCACGACGAAGTGCTCGAAGGCATGGGCGCACATTAA
- a CDS encoding class III extradiol ring-cleavage dioxygenase, with protein sequence MNRLPSLFLSHGAPTLPIDPSMPSAEFGSLSAQLPRPEAVLMLSAHWGTAQPVASTSTAPETIHDFYGFPRQLYEIQYPAPGAPDVARRAAVLLGEHGVLTDAQPHGLDHGAWVPMLLMFPKADVPVAQLSIQPHLDAAHHFRVGRALRSLKDDGVMVIGSGQITHNLRAADFSARPEDADPRVAEFTDWFEARLAAHDIDALLDYRRQAPHAVLMHPTDEHLLPVFAALGAADDDYSLAIQSLGTYQRSLAMTNYVFGTA encoded by the coding sequence ATGAATCGATTACCGTCGCTTTTCCTCTCCCACGGCGCGCCTACGCTGCCGATCGACCCTTCCATGCCGTCCGCCGAATTCGGCTCGCTGTCGGCGCAATTGCCGCGTCCTGAAGCCGTGCTCATGCTGTCGGCCCACTGGGGCACGGCACAGCCGGTGGCAAGCACGTCCACGGCGCCGGAAACCATCCACGATTTCTACGGCTTCCCGCGCCAGTTGTATGAGATTCAATATCCGGCTCCGGGCGCGCCCGATGTAGCGCGCCGTGCCGCTGTGCTGCTTGGCGAGCATGGCGTCCTCACTGACGCTCAGCCGCATGGTCTTGACCACGGCGCATGGGTGCCGATGTTGCTGATGTTTCCGAAAGCCGACGTGCCGGTCGCACAGTTGTCGATCCAGCCGCACCTGGACGCGGCCCATCATTTTCGTGTGGGTCGCGCGTTACGCTCGCTGAAAGACGACGGCGTAATGGTGATCGGCTCGGGCCAGATCACGCATAACCTGCGCGCCGCCGACTTTTCCGCACGACCGGAAGACGCCGATCCGCGGGTGGCCGAATTCACCGACTGGTTCGAGGCCAGGCTCGCCGCGCACGACATCGACGCGCTGCTCGACTACCGCCGTCAAGCGCCGCACGCGGTGCTGATGCATCCGACCGACGAGCACCTGCTGCCCGTATTCGCGGCGCTAGGCGCGGCGGATGACGATTATTCGCTGGCAATCCAGTCGCTCGGAACGTATCAACGCTCGCTTGCCATGACGAATTACGTGTTCGGCACCGCTTGA
- a CDS encoding UbiX family flavin prenyltransferase, translating into METRAAAPRRLIVAITGATGAIYGIRLLETLRRLGGVESHLLISSAGWLNIQHELQLSKEDVHPLADVVHSVRDVGASIASGSFATDGMVVAPCSMKTLASVAHGFSDNLITRAADVTLKERRRLVLLVRETPFNLAHLRNMTAVTEMGGVIFPPLPAFYNHPTTIDEMVDHTVARVLDLFALGPALSPAWTGLREPD; encoded by the coding sequence ATGGAAACACGCGCTGCGGCGCCACGTCGGCTGATCGTCGCGATCACCGGCGCAACCGGCGCCATCTACGGCATCCGGTTGCTCGAGACGTTGCGCAGGCTCGGCGGCGTCGAGAGTCATTTGCTGATTTCGAGCGCGGGCTGGCTCAATATCCAGCACGAACTCCAACTGAGTAAAGAAGACGTGCATCCGCTCGCGGATGTCGTCCACTCGGTGCGCGACGTCGGCGCGAGCATCGCGTCCGGCTCGTTTGCCACCGACGGCATGGTGGTCGCTCCCTGCTCGATGAAGACGCTGGCGAGCGTCGCGCACGGTTTTTCCGACAACCTGATCACCCGTGCCGCCGACGTCACGCTCAAAGAGCGCCGCCGGCTTGTGCTTCTTGTGCGCGAAACGCCGTTCAATCTCGCGCATCTGCGCAACATGACGGCCGTCACCGAAATGGGCGGTGTGATCTTTCCGCCCTTGCCTGCTTTCTACAACCATCCCACGACGATCGACGAAATGGTCGATCATACGGTGGCGCGCGTGTTGGATCTTTTCGCACTCGGGCCGGCATTGTCGCCGGCGTGGACGGGATTGCGCGAGCCAGATTAA
- the grxD gene encoding Grx4 family monothiol glutaredoxin: MDTQQRIKQIVDENNVVLFMKGTAQFPMCGFSGRAIQILKACGVNEIKTVNVLEDDEVRQGIKQFSNWPTIPQLYVKGEFVGGSDIMMEMYESGELQQLFAAA; this comes from the coding sequence ATGGACACGCAACAACGCATCAAGCAAATCGTCGACGAAAACAACGTCGTGCTCTTCATGAAGGGCACCGCTCAGTTCCCGATGTGCGGCTTTTCCGGCCGCGCCATCCAGATTCTGAAGGCGTGCGGCGTCAACGAAATCAAGACCGTCAACGTGCTCGAAGACGACGAAGTCCGCCAGGGCATCAAGCAGTTCTCGAACTGGCCGACCATTCCGCAGCTCTACGTGAAGGGCGAATTCGTCGGCGGCTCGGACATCATGATGGAAATGTACGAATCGGGCGAACTGCAGCAACTGTTCGCCGCGGCTTAA
- the prmC gene encoding peptide chain release factor N(5)-glutamine methyltransferase, which yields MDPVTPAALLRASPLPSLEARILLTHVLGWRHTQLITRSDEALDGTVVERYRALETRRVAGEPVAQLVGAREFFGLDFEVTPDVLIPRPETELLVETALTALENISRPRVLDLGTGTGAIAVAIASMRPDAQVWALDRSAKALAVAARNAARLLDTKRPGGTVVLQQSDWYGSLDAAPSFDAIVSNPPYIASGDPHLSEGDLRFEPRGALTDDADGLSAIRKIIAGAPTRLAANGVLWIEHGYDQAEAVRALLSAQGFAQVRSEQDLAGIERISGGKWSG from the coding sequence ATGGATCCGGTCACGCCCGCCGCGCTGTTGCGCGCCTCGCCACTGCCGTCGCTCGAAGCGCGAATTCTGCTCACGCACGTGCTCGGCTGGCGGCATACGCAATTGATTACGCGCAGCGACGAAGCGCTCGACGGAACGGTTGTCGAGCGATACCGCGCGCTGGAAACGCGGCGTGTCGCTGGTGAGCCAGTGGCGCAACTGGTCGGCGCACGCGAATTTTTCGGGCTTGATTTCGAAGTGACGCCCGATGTGCTGATCCCACGTCCCGAAACCGAATTGCTGGTCGAAACGGCGTTGACCGCGCTGGAAAACATCTCGCGGCCACGCGTACTCGATCTGGGCACAGGCACCGGCGCAATTGCCGTGGCGATTGCGTCGATGCGGCCCGACGCGCAGGTCTGGGCGCTGGACCGTTCCGCCAAAGCATTGGCAGTGGCCGCACGCAACGCCGCACGTCTGCTGGACACCAAACGCCCCGGCGGCACCGTGGTATTGCAGCAAAGCGACTGGTACGGCTCGCTCGACGCAGCGCCAAGTTTTGACGCGATCGTCAGCAATCCGCCGTATATCGCAAGCGGCGATCCGCATCTATCGGAAGGCGATCTGCGCTTCGAGCCGCGCGGCGCGCTCACCGACGATGCCGACGGGCTCAGCGCGATCCGCAAGATCATTGCCGGCGCGCCTACACGTTTGGCCGCCAACGGCGTATTGTGGATCGAACACGGGTACGATCAGGCGGAAGCAGTGCGCGCTCTGCTGAGCGCGCAAGGTTTTGCACAAGTCCGCTCGGAGCAGGATCTTGCCGGCATCGAGCGAATCAGCGGCGGAAAGTGGTCCGGCTGA